From Synoicihabitans lomoniglobus, the proteins below share one genomic window:
- a CDS encoding acyl carrier protein: MTKEETKQAVLDIIADVAPDEELSNVKPEVKLRDQLELDSMDFLDIVMELRKRHNIEVPEADYPELASLDSCAEYLTPKFEALGK, encoded by the coding sequence ATGACCAAAGAAGAAACCAAGCAGGCAGTGCTCGACATTATCGCCGATGTTGCTCCCGACGAAGAACTTAGCAACGTTAAGCCCGAGGTGAAACTGCGCGATCAACTCGAACTCGATTCGATGGACTTCCTCGATATCGTGATGGAATTGCGCAAGCGCCATAACATCGAGGTGCCCGAAGCCGATTACCCGGAGCTCGCGTCCCTCGACAGCTGCGCGGAATACCTCACCCCGAAATTCGAGGCCCTGGGCAAGTAA
- the tnpB gene encoding IS66 family insertion sequence element accessory protein TnpB (TnpB, as the term is used for proteins encoded by IS66 family insertion elements, is considered an accessory protein, since TnpC, encoded by a neighboring gene, is a DDE family transposase.) — translation MARIEAEQIYVYGGVVDLRKGANSLRTLVGRPEPEALYVFSNRSRGLLKFLVVDATGVWCGTRRLHHRRFAWPESPDGQERLTRDELAWLIAGGDVKKLRLKRTLAGQ, via the coding sequence ATGGCTCGAATCGAAGCGGAACAGATTTACGTGTATGGTGGCGTGGTGGATTTGCGCAAAGGAGCGAACAGCTTGCGGACGTTGGTGGGCCGGCCGGAGCCGGAAGCGCTTTACGTGTTTTCAAACCGGTCAAGAGGCCTGCTGAAGTTCCTCGTCGTCGATGCGACGGGTGTTTGGTGCGGCACGCGACGTCTGCATCACCGGCGGTTTGCGTGGCCGGAAAGTCCGGACGGTCAGGAGCGGCTGACGCGTGATGAACTTGCGTGGCTGATCGCGGGTGGAGACGTGAAAAAGTTACGTCTAAAGCGCACTTTGGCTGGCCAATAG
- a CDS encoding 3-oxoacyl-ACP synthase III yields the protein MRFAHTVIESIAVALPDEALTSAGIEQRLAPLYERLKLPEGRLELMTGIKERRVWPMGTRPSDASAAAGRAVLAKSALSADRVQLFMHCAVSRDMLEPATASFAHRKIGLPASAQIFDVSNACLGFLNAMTVAASMIESGQIECALVVSGENGGPLVEHTLRTLLDKPLSRQEIKPYFANLTIGSGAVAAVLCHDSLAPHGHRLLGGTARAATVHSELCQGDTHGADSLAMQTDSEALLVAGIQLAQETWTEFCTEVGGDRESFDRFICHQVGSTHRRKLYEALNLDLTRDFSTFETLGNTGSVALPVTLATAADQNVLEKGDRVALLGIGSGLNCLMLGLEW from the coding sequence ATGCGTTTTGCCCATACCGTCATAGAATCCATTGCCGTCGCGTTGCCCGACGAGGCGCTGACGTCGGCGGGCATCGAGCAACGCCTCGCGCCGCTCTACGAACGGCTGAAACTGCCCGAAGGACGCCTCGAACTCATGACCGGCATCAAAGAGCGCCGTGTCTGGCCGATGGGCACGCGGCCGTCCGACGCCAGCGCGGCGGCGGGGAGGGCAGTGCTCGCGAAATCGGCGCTGTCCGCCGATCGCGTGCAATTGTTCATGCACTGCGCGGTATCGCGCGACATGCTCGAACCCGCCACGGCGTCGTTTGCCCATCGCAAGATCGGCCTGCCCGCCAGCGCGCAGATCTTCGACGTATCCAATGCCTGCCTCGGCTTTCTCAACGCGATGACCGTTGCGGCCAGCATGATCGAATCCGGTCAGATCGAATGCGCCCTCGTCGTCTCGGGCGAAAACGGCGGCCCACTCGTCGAACACACCTTGCGGACGTTGCTGGACAAGCCGCTGAGCCGGCAGGAGATCAAACCGTATTTCGCCAACCTCACCATCGGTTCCGGCGCGGTCGCGGCCGTGCTCTGTCACGACTCCCTCGCGCCGCACGGGCACCGCCTGCTCGGCGGCACGGCGCGAGCGGCAACGGTGCACAGCGAACTTTGCCAAGGCGACACCCACGGGGCAGATTCGCTCGCCATGCAAACCGATTCCGAAGCCCTACTCGTGGCGGGCATCCAACTCGCGCAAGAAACCTGGACCGAGTTCTGCACCGAAGTCGGCGGCGACCGGGAAAGCTTTGATCGCTTCATCTGCCACCAAGTTGGCAGCACCCACCGACGCAAACTCTACGAAGCGCTCAATCTCGATCTGACCAGAGACTTTTCGACCTTCGAGACGTTAGGTAACACCGGCTCGGTCGCGCTCCCGGTCACGTTAGCCACGGCAGCGGATCAAAACGTGCTGGAAAAGGGCGATCGCGTCGCCCTGTTGGGAATTGGCAGCGGCCTCAATTGCCTAATGCTCGGCCTCGAATGGTAG
- a CDS encoding IS3 family transposase — translation MRKHQHRYDVAEMGEALGVSRSGYYRWIEARPSVRREQDEAIKPVIEQVVRRACGPYGYRPVHQHLREQGVDCGRDRTLRLMHELELVGRSHARFKPMGTDSEHLFGYHPNLLKQLGKPEHRDQIWVADTTYLRTDESWCYLATVMDLCTRRIVGWSVSDRNDTALVCTALENAVQTRGEVRAGIVHHSDRGSTYAADRYQRLLAKLKMHPSMSAKGNCYDNAAMESFFGRYKTAAVRDHVFANEAQVRANVFNYIEVFYNRFRKHASLGYLSPMQAEAKILPPMGGNAQPDCLTRN, via the coding sequence ATGCGAAAACATCAGCACAGGTATGACGTGGCCGAGATGGGCGAAGCGCTCGGCGTCTCGCGCAGCGGATACTACCGCTGGATCGAGGCCAGACCCTCGGTCCGCCGAGAGCAGGACGAAGCGATCAAGCCAGTGATCGAGCAAGTCGTGCGTCGGGCTTGCGGCCCCTACGGTTACCGGCCGGTCCACCAACATCTGCGTGAGCAGGGCGTGGACTGTGGCCGTGATCGCACCCTGCGCCTGATGCACGAGTTGGAGTTGGTCGGCCGCTCCCATGCCCGGTTCAAGCCGATGGGCACCGACAGCGAGCATCTGTTTGGCTACCATCCCAACTTACTCAAGCAGTTGGGGAAACCGGAGCATCGCGATCAGATCTGGGTGGCCGACACCACCTATCTGCGCACGGACGAGAGCTGGTGTTATCTGGCGACGGTGATGGATCTATGCACCCGACGCATCGTCGGCTGGAGCGTCTCCGATCGCAACGACACCGCCCTGGTCTGCACCGCGTTGGAAAACGCCGTGCAAACCCGCGGCGAAGTCCGCGCCGGCATCGTGCATCACAGCGACCGGGGCAGCACCTACGCCGCGGATCGCTACCAACGCCTGCTGGCCAAGCTGAAAATGCACCCGAGCATGAGCGCCAAGGGCAACTGCTACGACAATGCCGCGATGGAGTCCTTCTTTGGTCGCTACAAAACGGCCGCAGTGCGCGACCACGTCTTTGCCAACGAAGCCCAAGTCCGCGCCAACGTCTTCAACTACATCGAAGTCTTCTACAACCGATTCCGCAAACACGCCTCTCTGGGCTACCTGAGCCCGATGCAGGCGGAGGCAAAAATCTTGCCCCCCATGGGGGGCAATGCACAACCCGATTGCCTAACCCGCAACTAA
- a CDS encoding beta-ketoacyl-[acyl-carrier-protein] synthase family protein: MSYQPPRIVITGIGLTAPNGNTLSEYRQNLLDGVSGVQKFDVRYMGQSLAGVCDFDPLKYQKRKAVRVGTRAGSISIYCAREAVADSQVDFDAFDKDRIGIYIGTTEHGNVETENEIYAISKFDYDTKYWSHYHNPRTVANNPAGEISLNMGITGPAYAIGAACAAGNLGLIHAAQMLRLGEVDFAICGGVSESIHTFGIYAGFKSQGALATHKHPAKASRPFDKDRNGIVIAEGGALYTLERLEDAQKRGAKIYGEIGGYCVNSDASDYVLPNPTRQAECVRKALKSAGLKASDIHIVNTHATATPQGDIQECGALREVFGEGCPDTHINNTKSFIGHAMGAAGALELAGNLPSFEDLTVHPTINVDNLDPQCALPGLVLNKPVKAAKVDAILNNSFGMLGINSTLIVKRFTA; encoded by the coding sequence ATGTCGTATCAACCACCGCGCATCGTCATCACGGGTATCGGACTCACGGCCCCGAACGGCAACACGTTGTCCGAATACCGCCAAAATCTGCTCGATGGTGTGTCGGGCGTGCAAAAATTCGACGTCCGCTACATGGGCCAGTCCCTGGCCGGCGTCTGCGACTTCGATCCGCTCAAATACCAAAAGCGCAAAGCCGTGCGCGTAGGCACCCGGGCCGGCTCCATTTCGATCTACTGCGCCCGCGAAGCCGTCGCTGACAGCCAGGTCGATTTTGACGCCTTCGACAAGGACCGCATTGGCATCTACATCGGCACGACCGAGCACGGCAACGTCGAGACCGAGAACGAAATCTACGCCATCTCGAAGTTCGACTACGATACCAAGTATTGGTCGCACTACCACAATCCCCGCACCGTCGCCAACAACCCGGCCGGCGAGATTTCTCTTAACATGGGCATCACCGGTCCGGCCTACGCCATCGGCGCTGCCTGTGCCGCCGGCAATCTCGGCCTGATTCACGCCGCGCAGATGCTCCGCTTGGGCGAGGTCGATTTCGCGATTTGCGGTGGCGTGAGCGAGAGCATCCACACCTTTGGCATCTACGCCGGCTTCAAATCCCAAGGCGCGCTCGCCACGCACAAGCACCCCGCCAAGGCCTCCCGTCCGTTCGACAAGGACCGCAACGGCATCGTGATCGCCGAGGGTGGGGCGCTCTACACGCTCGAACGCCTCGAGGACGCCCAGAAGCGCGGCGCCAAAATTTACGGCGAGATCGGCGGCTACTGCGTCAACAGCGACGCCAGCGACTACGTGCTGCCCAATCCCACCCGCCAGGCCGAGTGCGTGCGCAAGGCGCTCAAGTCCGCCGGCCTCAAGGCCTCGGATATCCACATCGTCAATACGCACGCCACCGCCACGCCCCAGGGCGACATTCAAGAGTGCGGCGCCCTGCGCGAGGTCTTCGGCGAGGGCTGCCCCGATACCCACATCAACAATACCAAGAGCTTTATCGGACACGCCATGGGCGCGGCCGGCGCCCTCGAATTGGCGGGCAATCTGCCGTCATTTGAGGACCTCACCGTGCACCCGACCATCAACGTCGATAACCTCGACCCGCAATGCGCGCTGCCGGGTCTCGTGCTCAATAAACCGGTCAAAGCCGCCAAGGTGGATGCGATTCTAAACAATTCATTCGGTATGCTGGGCATAAATTCCACGTTGATCGTGAAGCGGTTTACCGCCTAG
- a CDS encoding alpha/beta fold hydrolase gives MNHLPAWLRELYPFTPQRFTTPSGAGMSYVDEGEGTEAVLMLHGNPTWSFYYRDLVKAIAPKKRCIVPDHIGMGLSEKPENYAYTLATRIDDIAALVESLGLTKVDLVVHDWGGAIGFGFAQRRPDLIGRITILNTAAFTSIHLPRRIALCKFGGVGPALVRGVNAFAWPATWMAMSRRALSNDENRGYLYPYDSWANRVAVSAFVQDIPMRPSHPTWPTLQIVEDGIAKFRDRDVLILWGGRDFCFNDQFFKEWETRLPQAKTMYLEDAGHYVLEDARGDAIPRICEHLLQDKRTV, from the coding sequence ATGAACCATCTCCCGGCCTGGCTGCGCGAACTTTACCCGTTCACACCACAACGCTTCACCACGCCCAGCGGGGCGGGCATGAGTTATGTCGACGAAGGGGAGGGCACCGAAGCCGTGCTCATGCTCCACGGCAATCCCACCTGGTCGTTTTACTACCGCGATCTGGTCAAAGCCATCGCGCCGAAGAAACGCTGTATTGTGCCCGATCACATCGGCATGGGACTTTCGGAAAAGCCGGAAAACTATGCCTACACGCTCGCCACCCGCATCGACGACATTGCGGCGCTCGTCGAGTCACTGGGACTCACCAAAGTCGATCTCGTCGTGCACGACTGGGGGGGCGCCATCGGTTTCGGCTTTGCCCAGCGCCGCCCGGACCTCATTGGCCGTATCACGATTCTCAACACGGCGGCCTTCACCTCGATCCACCTCCCGCGCCGCATTGCCCTGTGCAAATTCGGCGGAGTGGGCCCCGCGCTGGTGCGCGGCGTGAACGCCTTTGCGTGGCCTGCGACCTGGATGGCCATGAGCCGCCGCGCGCTCAGCAACGACGAGAACCGCGGTTACCTGTATCCCTATGACAGTTGGGCCAACCGCGTGGCGGTGAGTGCCTTTGTGCAGGACATCCCGATGCGCCCCAGCCACCCGACGTGGCCAACGCTGCAAATCGTGGAGGACGGCATCGCCAAATTCCGTGATCGCGACGTCCTGATCCTCTGGGGCGGCCGAGATTTCTGCTTCAACGACCAGTTCTTCAAGGAGTGGGAGACGAGACTGCCTCAGGCCAAGACCATGTATCTAGAAGACGCCGGCCACTACGTCCTGGAAGACGCCCGCGGCGACGCCATCCCGAGAATCTGCGAGCACCTGCTGCAAGATAAGCGCACGGTCTAG
- a CDS encoding enoyl-ACP reductase FabI has translation MPDFLNLTGKTIVVVGVANRKSVAWLTAKTLEEQGAKVVYSVRSAARKASLTKLLADKPTFICDVEEEGASQRLAAEIIAAGHGPIHGLVHSIAFANYSEGFKPFEETKRADFLQATAISAFSLVELANAFKPHFAPGASVVTIGISSLTVTPDNYGYMGPIKAALESATRFLAKSFNPTPGVRFNVIGSGPLKTSASAGIPGYLESYLYAEKLTFRKQNLATQEVANSVVYLLSERSSGHNGATLVVDAGLGSNFFDAEIVRLAMRPEIGPPPK, from the coding sequence ATGCCTGACTTCCTCAATTTGACCGGCAAGACCATCGTCGTCGTCGGCGTCGCCAACCGCAAAAGCGTCGCGTGGCTCACCGCGAAAACGCTGGAAGAGCAGGGCGCCAAGGTCGTCTACAGCGTGCGCTCCGCAGCCCGCAAGGCGTCGCTGACGAAGCTTCTCGCCGATAAGCCGACGTTCATCTGCGACGTCGAGGAAGAGGGCGCGTCCCAGCGTCTCGCCGCCGAGATCATCGCGGCCGGTCACGGCCCGATTCACGGTCTCGTGCACTCGATCGCGTTCGCCAACTACAGCGAGGGTTTCAAACCGTTCGAAGAAACGAAACGTGCCGACTTTCTGCAGGCGACTGCGATCTCCGCGTTCTCCCTCGTCGAGCTCGCCAACGCCTTCAAACCGCACTTCGCGCCCGGCGCATCGGTAGTCACGATCGGCATCTCGTCACTCACCGTCACGCCCGACAACTACGGTTACATGGGCCCCATCAAAGCCGCCCTCGAATCGGCCACGCGTTTCCTCGCCAAGTCCTTCAACCCGACGCCTGGCGTGCGCTTCAACGTCATCGGTTCCGGCCCGCTCAAGACCAGCGCGTCGGCCGGCATTCCCGGGTATCTGGAAAGCTACCTGTATGCCGAGAAACTGACCTTCCGGAAACAGAACCTCGCCACCCAAGAAGTCGCCAACTCCGTCGTGTATTTGCTCAGCGAACGAAGCAGCGGCCACAACGGCGCCACGCTCGTCGTCGACGCCGGCCTAGGCAGCAATTTCTTCGACGCCGAAATCGTCCGCCTCGCGATGCGCCCGGAAATCGGGCCGCCCCCGAAATGA
- a CDS encoding transposase has product MKRNRHSAEFKREAARLMIMDGLSAPEVSRKLDVNPSLLYRWKREQLAEMDAASPPHAKSSPTQLAAEIDQLRKQLAKEKRINEILKKTVSYFAKDE; this is encoded by the coding sequence GTGAAACGAAACCGACACAGCGCCGAGTTTAAGCGCGAAGCCGCCAGGCTGATGATCATGGACGGGCTGAGTGCCCCGGAGGTCTCCCGGAAGTTGGATGTGAACCCGAGTCTGCTTTACCGCTGGAAACGCGAGCAACTGGCCGAGATGGATGCGGCGAGTCCGCCGCACGCGAAGTCGAGCCCGACCCAGTTGGCCGCCGAGATCGACCAGCTGCGCAAGCAACTGGCGAAAGAAAAGCGGATCAATGAGATCCTAAAAAAAACGGTGAGCTACTTCGCCAAGGACGAGTGA
- a CDS encoding 3-hydroxyacyl-ACP dehydratase FabZ family protein translates to MSLSITDLIPHRPPFLFIDEVVEHNDTALTARRKWRADEDFYQGHYPESPITPGVLLCEAVFQAGAAFMSLQAQAAGAAPGEGVPLLAKISDVRFRNPVFPGDEVLIEVTKKEAMGGFTMMSGLVKKSDGTRVLSVNYAVAWKTPESK, encoded by the coding sequence ATGTCTCTCTCCATCACTGATCTCATTCCGCATCGCCCGCCGTTTTTGTTCATCGACGAAGTGGTCGAGCACAACGACACCGCGCTGACCGCCCGCCGCAAATGGCGCGCCGACGAAGACTTTTATCAGGGCCACTACCCGGAATCCCCGATCACCCCTGGCGTCCTCCTATGCGAGGCCGTCTTCCAAGCCGGTGCCGCCTTCATGTCGTTGCAAGCCCAAGCCGCCGGAGCCGCGCCGGGAGAGGGCGTGCCACTGCTCGCGAAGATCAGCGACGTGCGCTTTCGCAACCCTGTGTTTCCCGGCGACGAAGTCCTCATCGAAGTCACGAAGAAAGAAGCCATGGGCGGCTTCACGATGATGTCGGGACTGGTCAAAAAGAGCGACGGCACTCGCGTGCTTTCGGTCAACTACGCCGTCGCTTGGAAGACGCCCGAATCCAAATAA
- the galE gene encoding UDP-glucose 4-epimerase GalE, which produces MNVLVVGGAGYIGSHCVRQLVEAGHRPVVLDSLVFGHRGAVSPEIPFYEGDLGDPAVVGPILEDEKIDLVMHFAAFAYVGESVTDPLKYYFNNVVATLRLLETMLEKKVMRFVFSSTCATFGIPERMPITEDVSQLPINPYGQTKLDIENALKAIAHAHGMSFAAFRYFNAAGAAEDANIGEAHDPETHLIPLAIDAATGRRPALKVFGNDYPTPDGTCLRDYVHVDDLSRAHIAVFDKLAEPGTGLFYNLGTGTPTSVLEVIQAVEKVSGMKVPHEYAPRRAGDPPALYADSTKAKTELNWEVKYPTIEPIVATAWAWHKTHAVGYDD; this is translated from the coding sequence ATGAATGTCCTCGTCGTCGGTGGAGCAGGTTATATCGGAAGTCATTGCGTTCGGCAGCTCGTGGAAGCGGGTCACCGGCCGGTCGTGTTGGACAGTTTGGTGTTCGGGCACCGGGGGGCGGTCTCTCCCGAAATCCCGTTTTATGAGGGAGATTTGGGCGATCCGGCTGTGGTCGGCCCCATTCTGGAGGACGAAAAGATCGATTTGGTCATGCATTTCGCCGCGTTTGCCTACGTGGGCGAATCCGTGACCGATCCGTTGAAATATTATTTCAACAACGTCGTCGCCACTCTGCGGCTGCTCGAGACCATGTTGGAGAAAAAGGTGATGCGCTTCGTTTTCTCGTCGACCTGCGCGACCTTTGGCATTCCCGAACGCATGCCGATCACGGAGGATGTGTCGCAGTTACCGATCAATCCTTATGGGCAGACCAAGCTCGACATTGAGAATGCGCTGAAGGCGATCGCGCACGCTCACGGCATGAGTTTCGCGGCTTTCCGCTATTTTAACGCGGCCGGTGCCGCCGAAGATGCGAACATTGGTGAAGCGCATGATCCGGAGACGCATTTGATTCCGTTGGCCATCGACGCCGCCACCGGGCGGCGCCCCGCTCTCAAGGTATTCGGGAACGATTACCCTACCCCGGACGGCACCTGTCTGCGCGACTACGTGCACGTCGACGACCTGAGCCGCGCCCACATTGCCGTTTTTGACAAATTGGCCGAGCCCGGCACGGGATTGTTCTACAACCTCGGCACGGGCACACCGACGTCGGTGCTGGAAGTGATTCAAGCGGTCGAAAAAGTTTCGGGCATGAAAGTGCCGCACGAATACGCGCCCCGACGCGCCGGCGACCCGCCCGCGCTCTACGCCGATTCGACGAAGGCCAAGACCGAGCTGAATTGGGAAGTGAAATACCCGACCATCGAGCCTATCGTGGCGACCGCGTGGGCGTGGCACAAAACACACGCCGTCGGTTACGACGATTGA
- a CDS encoding phytoene desaturase family protein, whose protein sequence is MAYDWLKGVDDEYDVIVIGSGLGGLTGANCLAKAGHKVLLLEHHYQYGGLATWFTRKGGHIFDISLHGFPVGMKKSCRKYWSQEIADSIVQLKDVRFVNPQMDVWTDFTREDYTRVLVEQFKVERDTVEAFYTHLRSMNFYDDNTETTGEMFERFFPGRPDVHRLLMEPITYANGSTPEDPAITYGIVFSNFMGAGVYTFQGGSDLLIKKMVTVLKDNGVECRKHVLVEKLIIEERDGQKVVAGVVAGNGRHIRAKAVLSNANIKNTVFRLAGADNFSPEFAAAAEAVRINTSSCQVYFGIRKGESIPHIGDLVFTSDAPEYSSTELVDFHTTSRTFSVYYPETRPGKDRYTVVASLNGKYPDWNDLSPEDYETHKQRLIEEALVSLERYIPDVRGKIDWMEAATPRTIERYTTHMAGTSFGTKFEGLKVSMDLSTELPGLYHAGSVGIIMSGWLGTINYGVITSNKIDKALFALKQKAATETAAK, encoded by the coding sequence ATGGCTTACGACTGGCTAAAAGGTGTCGACGATGAGTATGACGTTATCGTCATTGGCAGCGGCTTGGGCGGCTTGACCGGGGCAAATTGCCTCGCGAAGGCCGGTCACAAGGTGCTGCTGCTCGAACACCACTATCAATACGGCGGACTCGCCACGTGGTTCACGCGCAAAGGCGGACATATCTTCGATATTTCCCTGCACGGATTTCCCGTGGGGATGAAAAAATCCTGCCGCAAATACTGGTCCCAAGAGATCGCCGACTCGATCGTGCAACTCAAGGATGTGCGCTTCGTGAATCCCCAGATGGATGTCTGGACCGACTTCACCCGCGAGGATTACACCCGCGTGCTCGTCGAGCAGTTCAAAGTCGAGCGCGACACCGTCGAGGCGTTCTACACGCACCTGCGGTCGATGAATTTCTACGACGACAATACCGAGACGACCGGCGAGATGTTTGAGCGCTTCTTCCCGGGCCGTCCCGACGTGCATCGCCTCCTGATGGAGCCCATCACCTACGCCAACGGCTCCACGCCCGAAGACCCCGCGATCACCTACGGCATCGTGTTTTCCAATTTCATGGGCGCGGGCGTCTACACCTTCCAAGGCGGCTCCGACCTGCTCATCAAGAAGATGGTCACGGTCCTCAAAGACAACGGCGTCGAGTGCCGCAAACACGTGCTCGTCGAAAAACTCATCATCGAAGAACGCGACGGCCAAAAAGTCGTCGCCGGAGTCGTCGCAGGCAACGGTCGCCACATCCGCGCCAAGGCCGTGCTCTCCAACGCCAACATCAAGAACACCGTCTTCCGCCTTGCGGGCGCCGACAATTTCTCGCCCGAATTCGCCGCCGCCGCCGAAGCCGTGCGCATCAACACCAGTTCGTGTCAGGTGTATTTCGGCATCCGCAAAGGGGAATCCATTCCGCACATCGGCGACTTGGTTTTCACGTCCGACGCGCCCGAATACAGCAGCACTGAACTCGTCGATTTCCACACTACCAGCCGCACGTTTTCGGTTTACTATCCGGAAACCCGCCCCGGCAAGGATCGCTACACCGTGGTGGCCTCGCTCAACGGCAAGTATCCGGATTGGAACGACCTCTCACCCGAAGACTACGAGACCCACAAGCAGCGCCTCATCGAGGAAGCGCTCGTCTCGCTCGAACGCTACATCCCCGACGTGCGCGGCAAGATCGATTGGATGGAAGCCGCCACGCCGCGCACCATCGAGCGTTACACCACGCACATGGCGGGCACATCCTTTGGCACCAAATTCGAAGGCCTCAAAGTCTCGATGGATTTGTCCACCGAACTCCCCGGGCTCTACCACGCCGGATCGGTCGGCATCATCATGTCGGGCTGGCTCGGCACCATCAACTACGGCGTCATCACCTCCAACAAAATCGACAAAGCCCTCTTCGCCCTGAAGCAAAAGGCCGCCACCGAAACCGCCGCCAAATAA
- a CDS encoding phytoene desaturase family protein: MNSSTHYDVVIIGAGMSGLAAGIRLAHFGKQVCVFERHNAIGGLNSFYSQQGRKFDVGLHALTNFVRPGVKGTPLTKLLRQLRISRDEFQLSEQKRSRVAFGPNGETSLTFTNDFEVFESEVAAAFPTQIDGFRQLVALIRTYDDVGLDAQPESARAVVRRHVTDPLLEDMLFCPVMYYGSAQEHDMEFGQFVIMFKALFLEGFARPFDGVRVILRVLADKYRASGGERRMKCGITRIVNDGTRASALELDTGEVITADHIISSIGAPETERLIVSPTDTPAARLPVGALSFVETITILDRQPAALGWGDDTIVFFNDSARFDYAAATDQVDPRSGVICFPNNFAYEDGRELPEGVFRCTCLANYTAWSALPADDYLAAKAQWYETIQRSARRFLPTVSDADLTGAAIATDMFTPRTVEKFTGHFGGAIYGSPLKHRQGRTNLSNVYLCGTDQGFLGIIGAMLSGISMANYHVLRG, translated from the coding sequence TTGAACTCATCCACGCACTACGACGTCGTCATTATCGGAGCCGGCATGTCCGGCTTGGCGGCCGGTATCCGTCTCGCGCACTTTGGTAAGCAGGTCTGCGTCTTCGAGCGTCACAATGCCATCGGTGGGCTCAACAGCTTCTACAGTCAGCAGGGACGCAAGTTCGATGTGGGCCTGCACGCTCTGACCAATTTCGTGCGGCCGGGCGTCAAAGGCACGCCGCTCACCAAGCTGCTACGCCAGCTGCGCATCAGCCGTGACGAATTTCAGCTCAGCGAACAAAAGCGTTCCCGGGTGGCCTTCGGTCCCAACGGCGAAACGTCGCTCACGTTCACCAACGACTTCGAGGTGTTCGAAAGCGAAGTGGCGGCGGCGTTTCCGACCCAGATTGACGGCTTCCGCCAGCTCGTGGCGCTGATCCGCACCTACGACGATGTCGGGCTCGACGCGCAACCGGAGTCCGCTCGCGCTGTCGTGCGCCGTCACGTCACCGATCCGTTGCTGGAAGACATGCTGTTTTGCCCGGTCATGTATTACGGCAGCGCCCAAGAGCACGACATGGAGTTTGGCCAGTTCGTCATCATGTTCAAAGCCCTCTTCCTCGAAGGCTTCGCGCGGCCGTTCGACGGCGTGCGGGTCATCCTGCGCGTCCTGGCCGACAAGTATCGTGCGTCCGGCGGCGAACGCCGCATGAAGTGCGGCATCACCCGCATCGTAAACGACGGCACACGAGCCTCCGCTCTGGAACTCGACACCGGCGAAGTCATCACGGCCGACCACATCATTTCGTCCATCGGCGCCCCCGAGACCGAGCGCCTCATCGTCTCGCCGACTGACACCCCCGCCGCGCGCCTGCCGGTCGGCGCACTCTCCTTTGTCGAGACGATCACCATCCTCGATCGCCAACCGGCGGCGCTGGGGTGGGGCGACGACACGATTGTGTTTTTCAACGACTCCGCGCGGTTCGACTACGCCGCCGCTACCGACCAAGTCGACCCGCGCAGCGGCGTGATTTGTTTCCCCAACAATTTCGCTTACGAAGACGGTCGCGAGCTCCCCGAAGGTGTATTTCGCTGCACCTGCCTGGCCAACTACACGGCCTGGTCGGCCTTACCCGCAGACGACTACCTCGCGGCCAAGGCGCAATGGTATGAGACCATCCAACGCAGCGCCCGGCGATTCCTGCCGACGGTGAGCGACGCCGATCTCACCGGCGCCGCGATCGCCACCGACATGTTCACGCCGCGCACGGTCGAGAAATTCACGGGCCACTTCGGTGGGGCCATCTACGGTTCGCCCCTCAAACATCGCCAAGGCCGCACCAACCTGAGCAATGTCTACCTCTGCGGCACGGACCAAGGCTTCCTCGGCATCATCGGCGCCATGCTCAGCGGCATATCGATGGCCAACTACCACGTCCTGCGCGGGTAG